A window of Lentibacillus sp. Marseille-P4043 contains these coding sequences:
- a CDS encoding YolD-like family protein gives MNKLTPGSNMMWESSRMMLPEHKARIRQHQKEMMKKTKPILDDQQKLEIGYKIQCALHNDLTVEIKYFSDGDYLTVKDKLQMIDTRKIRLREGKEVAFDDVLDVYVD, from the coding sequence ATGAACAAACTTACACCAGGCAGTAACATGATGTGGGAATCGAGTCGGATGATGCTACCGGAGCATAAAGCACGAATTCGACAGCATCAAAAAGAAATGATGAAGAAAACAAAGCCGATCTTAGACGATCAACAAAAATTAGAGATTGGATATAAAATTCAGTGTGCATTACATAATGATCTGACTGTAGAAATTAAGTATTTTTCGGATGGGGATTATCTGACTGTGAAAGATAAGCTGCAGATGATCGATACGCGTAAAATTAGGTTACGTGAAGGTAAGGAAGTAGCATTTGATGATGTGTTGGATGTTTATGTGGATTAA
- a CDS encoding XRE family transcriptional regulator gives MYKQDSENNNAIYFGNFRFNGEKLKLARELHCMTLTDLSKKIGVTHQMISNYENGNKTPSEERLKKIVDVFDFPRSFFFSKTFTEGERNSPNFFRKGAAVPKKYQIQVEGYTKIYSGLRKYLESKVNLPQFSMPTFSLVQEEFRQIDFSEIELLADSMRKSCGLGNGPIGNMTLLCEKLGIGVFFADLDNAKIDAHTVIVDDKPYILLNKAKKSSVRLRFNIAHELGHILMHSLYDENSTSSTSNHKRIEVEANYFAGCFLIPEDGLALDMAASNLNYLISLKQHWKVSLQAIIYRAEQINLFSNSHTLHLRQQISRNKWRLNEPLDDEIPIEKPKIISLSIEYLRKNNPHFIEDLFCDISLPSNMIDDICSDITKQRTDPKPNYNNVVRLKPHT, from the coding sequence ATGTATAAGCAGGATAGTGAAAACAATAACGCTATCTATTTTGGTAATTTCCGATTTAATGGTGAAAAATTAAAATTAGCACGAGAACTACACTGTATGACATTAACTGACCTGTCCAAAAAAATCGGCGTAACTCACCAAATGATTTCAAATTACGAAAATGGTAATAAGACTCCTTCCGAGGAAAGATTAAAAAAAATAGTTGACGTATTTGATTTTCCGAGAAGTTTCTTCTTTTCAAAAACTTTTACTGAAGGAGAAAGAAATAGTCCTAATTTCTTTCGAAAAGGAGCCGCAGTACCGAAAAAATACCAAATACAAGTAGAAGGTTATACAAAAATCTACTCAGGTTTAAGAAAATACTTAGAATCAAAAGTTAATTTACCTCAATTCTCTATGCCAACCTTTAGTCTTGTTCAGGAGGAATTTAGACAAATTGACTTTAGTGAAATAGAGTTATTAGCCGATAGCATGAGGAAATCGTGTGGATTGGGTAACGGGCCAATCGGTAACATGACACTATTATGCGAAAAACTTGGCATTGGTGTTTTTTTTGCAGATTTAGATAACGCCAAAATAGACGCCCACACGGTAATAGTAGACGACAAACCATATATTTTATTGAACAAAGCAAAAAAGTCAAGTGTCCGTCTGCGCTTTAATATAGCTCATGAATTAGGCCATATACTAATGCATTCCTTATATGATGAAAACTCAACTTCCTCTACTAGTAATCATAAAAGAATTGAAGTAGAAGCAAATTATTTTGCTGGCTGTTTTTTAATACCTGAAGATGGTCTAGCGTTAGATATGGCTGCATCTAATTTAAATTATTTAATTTCGCTCAAACAACATTGGAAAGTTTCATTACAAGCAATAATTTATAGAGCCGAACAAATTAATTTGTTTTCAAACAGCCATACATTGCATTTAAGACAACAGATTAGCAGAAATAAATGGAGGTTGAATGAGCCTTTAGACGATGAAATACCTATCGAAAAACCAAAAATAATTTCCTTAAGCATAGAATATCTAAGGAAAAACAATCCCCATTTTATTGAAGATTTATTTTGTGACATAAGCCTGCCCTCTAACATGATTGATGATATTTGTTCAGATATAACAAAACAACGAACAGATCCAAAACCCAACTACAATAATGTTGTTAGGCTTAAGCCCCACACTTAG
- a CDS encoding DUF6731 family protein, whose product MASKKIKYDFFLVKYLEGNTDIFNNKLTGEYAKANKTEVELAKTVLRIGALNKIKRNESFATMENNYVWVAAIERINTDEESYVGKRGESSRKTYAADPDEGPLNDTVFLYDPQTGVIIVQRNRGGVSLNAMLNFIIAICHSEKIDLEIMIDPKILDKLDKIPLIKSIEYSVAKPTDLSDHKNKDRTTGGDIRLANKLKANKLKVVLGADKGEYLERSSAIKKVKSIIHSKSDVGVMKVNGFHGDVEETLDLVNQRIVHAETVKAGRGKKVNYINIMSNIERAFRKKYKAISDFTKKDRV is encoded by the coding sequence ATGGCAAGTAAAAAAATAAAATACGACTTTTTTTTAGTGAAATATTTGGAAGGAAACACAGATATATTCAATAACAAGTTAACTGGAGAATATGCAAAAGCGAATAAAACTGAGGTAGAACTTGCAAAAACTGTATTGAGAATTGGGGCCCTCAATAAAATAAAAAGAAATGAAAGTTTCGCCACAATGGAAAATAATTACGTTTGGGTAGCTGCAATTGAAAGAATAAACACCGATGAAGAGTCATATGTAGGTAAGAGAGGGGAAAGCTCCAGAAAAACATACGCTGCCGATCCTGATGAGGGGCCGTTAAATGATACTGTATTTCTTTATGATCCGCAAACTGGGGTGATTATTGTTCAAAGAAATAGGGGTGGTGTAAGTTTAAATGCTATGTTGAATTTTATCATAGCAATATGCCATAGTGAAAAAATTGATCTGGAAATCATGATTGATCCTAAAATACTTGATAAGCTGGATAAAATCCCCCTTATTAAATCTATAGAATACTCAGTTGCGAAACCTACAGATTTGAGCGACCATAAAAACAAAGATAGAACTACTGGCGGGGATATTAGATTGGCTAACAAATTAAAGGCAAATAAGCTTAAGGTAGTTCTAGGAGCAGATAAAGGAGAATACCTTGAAAGATCATCTGCTATCAAGAAGGTAAAATCAATAATACATTCTAAAAGTGACGTAGGGGTTATGAAAGTTAATGGTTTTCATGGAGATGTTGAGGAAACCCTAGACTTAGTAAACCAAAGGATTGTGCATGCAGAAACTGTGAAAGCCGGGAGAGGTAAAAAGGTTAATTATATAAATATTATGTCGAATATTGAAAGAGCATTTAGGAAGAAGTATAAGGCAATAAGTGATTTCACCAAAAAAGACAGAGTTTAA
- a CDS encoding N-acetylmuramoyl-L-alanine amidase, with product MTFKLYLDPGHGGSDPGASGYGIKEKDVVLDMSLQIRDYLLSNYKGIDVKMSRTGDTYPSLLERTNEANAWGADTFLSVHVNAGGGTGFESYVYPGVGGKTKEFQDKVHAELMRDTYFDFRDRGQKTANLHVCRESHMPALLTENLFIDTKKDADFLKQAKQIKDAAINHAHGIAKFAELVRKKKNETKSPSGVYTVKSGDTLSEIAADHGTTVAKLVDINNIDDPGMIHPGQKIKFEGSSKKYHKVVSGDTVSELAVKFDTSLTKIKSWNDLDNDFTIYVGQKLRVK from the coding sequence ATGACTTTCAAATTATATTTAGACCCAGGACATGGTGGAAGCGATCCAGGTGCAAGTGGATACGGAATTAAAGAAAAAGACGTTGTTTTAGACATGAGCCTACAAATCAGGGATTATCTTTTAAGTAATTACAAAGGCATTGACGTAAAGATGAGCCGTACAGGCGACACATATCCGTCGCTATTAGAAAGAACAAATGAAGCGAACGCTTGGGGTGCTGATACTTTCCTATCTGTACACGTAAATGCTGGCGGAGGTACCGGCTTTGAATCATACGTTTATCCGGGAGTAGGCGGTAAGACAAAAGAGTTCCAAGACAAGGTACATGCTGAGTTAATGCGCGACACGTACTTTGATTTTCGTGATCGAGGGCAAAAAACAGCAAACCTTCATGTTTGCAGAGAATCACACATGCCGGCATTACTAACGGAAAATCTGTTCATCGACACAAAAAAAGATGCGGATTTTCTGAAGCAAGCAAAACAAATCAAAGATGCTGCAATTAATCACGCGCATGGGATTGCTAAGTTTGCTGAGCTTGTACGAAAGAAAAAGAATGAAACAAAATCTCCTAGTGGGGTTTATACAGTTAAGTCCGGCGACACTCTATCCGAGATTGCAGCAGATCATGGCACAACTGTTGCTAAACTTGTTGATATTAATAATATTGATGACCCTGGTATGATTCATCCTGGGCAGAAGATTAAGTTTGAAGGATCATCAAAGAAATATCATAAGGTCGTGTCCGGGGATACAGTTTCGGAGTTAGCTGTTAAATTCGACACTAGCTTAACCAAAATTAAATCTTGGAATGATCTTGACAATGATTTTACAATTTATGTTGGGCAGAAATTACGTGTAAAATAA
- a CDS encoding phage holin, protein MFDLDKGTLIRTVVLIVALINQFLVTAGLNPIPGSQETWGEVLTMIITAAVSVWTWFRNNYITATGKKQKEVLERNNLTK, encoded by the coding sequence GTGTTTGATTTGGACAAAGGCACATTAATTCGAACTGTGGTGCTTATTGTAGCGCTCATTAATCAGTTTCTTGTTACGGCCGGACTTAACCCAATTCCAGGATCACAAGAAACCTGGGGTGAAGTTTTAACAATGATTATCACTGCTGCTGTCAGTGTTTGGACGTGGTTTCGTAATAACTACATTACAGCTACCGGTAAAAAGCAGAAGGAAGTTTTAGAACGAAATAATCTTACAAAATAA
- a CDS encoding BhlA/UviB family holin-like peptide, protein MDATITQYFITQGPFAVLFIWLFWSSRKEANEREKQLYKTIDDQNEILQGFSSKYDIVITKLDDIEERLPPR, encoded by the coding sequence ATGGATGCGACGATAACTCAATATTTTATTACACAAGGACCGTTTGCGGTTCTTTTTATTTGGCTTTTTTGGTCAAGTAGAAAAGAAGCAAACGAGCGAGAAAAACAGCTTTACAAAACGATTGATGATCAAAACGAAATCTTGCAAGGTTTCAGCAGCAAATACGATATTGTCATAACGAAATTAGATGACATTGAAGAACGTTTACCGCCTAGGTAG
- a CDS encoding phage tail-collar fiber domain-containing protein: protein MSTFGGIVLTNKGKNLQSKAQAGVTLEYTRIGVGDGNLGSTSILSLNYLVNEIKSLSIVKLKALEGGKSVVGTVLSNQDLTQGFYFREVGVYAADPDLGEILYCYGNAGELAEYISPGGGTDIIEKSIDIHTSVGNTQNVTAVIDSSLVYATQSDIERIELRLSNHENKKGQSNGYASLDEKGNVPESQLGNLPDNLETTTGAQEKADAAKQGANNYTDTKISEIDYPVDSVNNKTGDVTLSAADVGAETPSGAQAKANAVQESLNNHKGDTTNPHNVTKAQVGLSNVGNVQQASRTEFYEHQEDGVRHITAAERRKWNGKQDALTVEQRRPIYIQSTAPENPQEGDIWIEVE, encoded by the coding sequence TAAAGCTCAGGCAGGGGTTACACTTGAATACACACGAATAGGTGTTGGTGATGGCAATTTAGGATCTACATCAATACTTAGCTTAAATTATCTTGTAAATGAAATTAAATCATTAAGTATAGTTAAGTTAAAAGCCTTGGAAGGCGGTAAATCCGTAGTTGGGACTGTGCTATCTAACCAGGATTTGACGCAGGGGTTTTATTTTAGGGAAGTCGGAGTATATGCTGCTGATCCGGACTTAGGGGAGATTCTCTATTGTTACGGAAATGCGGGGGAGTTAGCAGAATACATTTCTCCCGGCGGAGGAACTGACATCATAGAAAAGAGTATTGACATCCATACTTCTGTAGGTAACACGCAAAATGTTACTGCAGTAATTGATTCATCGTTGGTGTATGCCACCCAATCAGACATAGAAAGGATCGAATTAAGGTTAAGCAACCATGAAAATAAAAAGGGGCAATCCAATGGATATGCCTCACTCGATGAAAAGGGAAATGTTCCTGAAAGCCAACTAGGGAATTTGCCCGATAATCTCGAAACAACAACTGGCGCTCAAGAAAAAGCAGATGCAGCGAAACAAGGCGCGAATAATTACACAGATACTAAGATTTCCGAAATCGATTATCCTGTTGATAGTGTGAATAACAAAACTGGTGATGTCACCTTGTCGGCAGCTGATGTCGGCGCAGAAACCCCTTCCGGCGCACAAGCTAAAGCGAATGCTGTACAAGAAAGTTTAAACAACCATAAAGGTGACACAACTAATCCGCATAACGTTACTAAGGCGCAAGTCGGACTTAGTAACGTTGGCAATGTGCAGCAGGCATCAAGGACAGAATTTTATGAACATCAGGAAGATGGTGTGCGGCACATTACTGCAGCAGAACGAAGGAAATGGAATGGCAAACAAGATGCTCTAACAGTTGAGCAAAGGCGACCAATTTACATTCAGTCAACCGCACCAGAAAATCCCCAAGAAGGCGACATTTGGATTGAGGTGGAATAA